In one Achromobacter spanius genomic region, the following are encoded:
- a CDS encoding sulfite exporter TauE/SafE family protein, whose protein sequence is MDLLSQVPWTFTGIPALALLGFAGLAFFGAGVVKGALGVGLPLVAVPLLSLVLPPPTAISLLVVPVLISNLWQAWQADKPARYAMRFKWLSLSLLVSTVVSVRLSLALPTELLSVLVAASVICAVVLMMYKPQGSIPSEQELPLGIGVGVLAGMMGGLSSMTGPFIITYLLALKLGRDEFVGSISIIYLFGMIPLYLALAYYGRLGLVETSMSLLALAPMALGMMIGRRMRAFLSEEAFRRVLLGFLASVAVLLVSKGA, encoded by the coding sequence ATGGACTTGCTGTCCCAGGTGCCGTGGACTTTCACAGGGATTCCAGCGCTTGCGCTTCTGGGATTCGCCGGACTTGCTTTTTTTGGGGCAGGAGTCGTCAAGGGAGCCCTGGGAGTAGGGCTGCCGCTCGTCGCGGTGCCGCTATTGTCGCTAGTGCTGCCGCCGCCCACCGCGATCAGCCTGCTGGTGGTTCCCGTGCTCATCTCCAATCTTTGGCAGGCGTGGCAGGCCGACAAGCCAGCAAGGTATGCCATGCGTTTCAAATGGCTGTCGCTGAGCCTGCTGGTGAGCACGGTGGTATCCGTCCGGTTGTCGCTCGCGCTTCCCACCGAGCTCTTGAGTGTGCTCGTGGCCGCGTCGGTCATCTGTGCGGTGGTACTGATGATGTACAAGCCGCAGGGTTCGATACCGTCTGAACAGGAGCTTCCGCTTGGAATCGGGGTGGGCGTGCTGGCGGGCATGATGGGCGGATTGTCGTCCATGACAGGCCCTTTCATCATCACGTACCTGCTCGCTCTCAAGCTTGGGCGAGACGAATTCGTGGGCAGCATCAGCATCATCTACCTGTTCGGGATGATTCCGCTTTACCTTGCGCTTGCCTACTACGGTCGCCTTGGTTTGGTCGAGACGTCGATGTCGTTGCTGGCGCTGGCGCCGATGGCGCTGGGAATGATGATAGGCCGGCGAATGCGCGCGTTCCTCAGCGAAGAGGCTTTTCGTCGCGTATTGCTGGGCTTCCTGGCTTCGGTGGCGGTGCTGCTGGTTTCCAAGGGGGCTTGA
- a CDS encoding thiamine pyrophosphate-binding protein translates to MSKDYPRRDVPVPSPSESGCWGSDVIADAIRDVGIRYLFVNPGASFRGLHDSLVNHLGNQQPQMLLVLHEEHGVAMAHGYAKVTGDLCGAIVHSNVGLMHASMAIFNAWADRTPVLVLGATGPVDAAKRRPWIDWIHTAQDQGALVRHFVKWDAQPASPKAAQEAIARAVLMSNTAPQGPTYVCFDAALQEAPVNDRPPRLDRTRYPQPAGGRPLARDVRQVLEWVRAARRPVVLMGRVSRNTADWEQRVRLVESWGALVLTDLKLGAAFPTSHGAHGAAPGFFLSPQAAGTLRQADLIVSLDWLDLAGTLGQAFGDAACHARVVHVSLDQYVHNGWSMDHQALPQTDLTLLCDPDAFVASVVEHPDFSQVDKRPSPSERPYPRSQIAKSDTISIAQLAADVEAAAAGLDMSLIRLPLGWSGDLCDFDHPLDYLGYDGGGGIGSGPGMAVGAALGLKDSGRLPVAIIGDGDYLMGVSALWTAANARIPLLIIVANNRSFFNDELHQERVARDRSRPIENRWIGQRIDDPAPDLAGLARAQGLTGFGPVSEPAELVGVLRNAVELVRAGGSVVVDVHVTPGYSPAMSSGMTRSHDD, encoded by the coding sequence ATGAGCAAGGACTACCCTCGTCGCGATGTGCCCGTGCCCTCTCCGTCTGAAAGTGGATGCTGGGGAAGCGACGTCATCGCCGACGCGATTCGAGACGTCGGCATCCGTTATCTCTTCGTCAACCCGGGCGCCAGCTTTCGTGGGCTGCACGATAGTCTGGTGAACCACCTGGGCAACCAGCAGCCGCAAATGCTGCTGGTGTTGCATGAAGAGCACGGCGTCGCCATGGCGCACGGCTATGCCAAAGTGACGGGAGATCTGTGCGGCGCCATTGTCCACAGCAACGTTGGCCTGATGCACGCATCGATGGCCATCTTCAATGCCTGGGCGGACCGCACCCCGGTCCTGGTACTGGGAGCGACCGGCCCCGTAGACGCGGCGAAACGCCGTCCCTGGATCGACTGGATACACACTGCGCAGGACCAGGGCGCATTGGTTCGTCATTTCGTCAAATGGGATGCGCAGCCGGCATCGCCCAAAGCCGCACAGGAGGCGATCGCCAGGGCGGTGCTGATGTCGAACACGGCGCCGCAAGGTCCCACCTACGTCTGCTTCGACGCCGCGCTACAGGAAGCGCCGGTCAATGACCGGCCGCCTCGGCTGGACCGGACCCGCTACCCCCAGCCCGCGGGCGGGCGGCCGCTGGCGCGGGACGTGCGCCAAGTACTGGAATGGGTCCGGGCCGCGCGGCGACCCGTGGTCCTCATGGGGCGAGTCTCTCGAAACACCGCCGACTGGGAGCAGCGCGTGCGGCTCGTGGAAAGCTGGGGAGCCTTGGTCTTGACCGATCTGAAACTTGGCGCCGCCTTTCCCACCTCGCACGGCGCACATGGCGCCGCCCCAGGGTTCTTCCTCTCTCCCCAGGCCGCGGGGACACTTAGGCAAGCCGACCTGATCGTCAGTCTGGACTGGCTCGACCTGGCCGGGACACTGGGCCAGGCCTTTGGCGACGCCGCATGCCATGCTCGCGTCGTCCACGTGTCTTTGGATCAGTACGTCCACAACGGCTGGTCCATGGATCACCAGGCGCTGCCCCAGACAGATCTCACCCTCTTGTGCGACCCTGACGCCTTCGTGGCGTCGGTCGTCGAACATCCTGATTTTTCCCAAGTGGACAAACGACCCTCCCCCAGCGAGCGCCCATATCCGCGCAGCCAGATTGCAAAGTCGGACACGATTTCCATCGCTCAGCTTGCCGCCGATGTCGAGGCGGCCGCCGCAGGGCTGGACATGAGCCTGATCCGCCTGCCGCTAGGATGGTCCGGCGACCTTTGCGACTTCGACCACCCGCTCGACTATCTCGGCTACGACGGCGGCGGCGGGATCGGGTCAGGGCCAGGCATGGCGGTAGGCGCGGCGCTGGGGCTCAAGGACTCCGGCCGGCTTCCCGTCGCGATCATCGGCGACGGAGACTACCTCATGGGCGTATCCGCGCTCTGGACCGCCGCCAACGCCAGAATTCCATTACTGATAATCGTCGCCAACAATCGATCCTTCTTCAACGACGAATTGCACCAGGAACGCGTCGCGCGGGATCGCAGCCGGCCTATCGAGAACCGGTGGATCGGGCAACGCATCGATGATCCCGCGCCTGATCTGGCAGGGCTGGCCCGCGCACAAGGCCTTACCGGCTTTGGCCCTGTCTCCGAGCCGGCGGAATTGGTGGGCGTCTTGCGAAACGCCGTGGAACTCGTGCGCGCCGGGGGTAGCGTCGTCGTCGATGTCCACGTGACGCCGGGATACAGCCCGGCAATGTCATCGGGCATGACACGGTCGCACGACGATTAG
- a CDS encoding MarR family winged helix-turn-helix transcriptional regulator, with the protein MTSKETRTVLDHWREAVPDDRLAHLIKDATRAFVRGLQVRLSDYNVSFGHWTFLRILWEQDGLTQRELSEQAAVMEPTTFSAMKAMESLGYVERKHLPGNNKNIHIFLTRNGRALKKKLVPLAEEINAIGTRGLTEVEIKTTRKVLLAIITNLAEDEAALENAERKVPSTRELSRRISSAE; encoded by the coding sequence ATGACTTCAAAAGAAACCAGGACAGTCCTTGACCACTGGCGCGAGGCTGTTCCAGACGATAGGCTGGCGCACCTGATCAAGGATGCCACGCGCGCTTTTGTCCGGGGCCTGCAGGTGCGCCTGTCCGACTACAACGTGTCGTTCGGCCACTGGACTTTCCTGCGTATCCTCTGGGAGCAGGACGGCCTGACTCAGCGGGAATTGAGCGAGCAGGCTGCCGTCATGGAACCAACCACGTTTTCCGCGATGAAGGCGATGGAGTCGCTCGGTTATGTCGAGCGCAAGCATCTGCCCGGGAACAACAAGAACATCCATATCTTCCTGACGCGAAACGGCCGCGCGCTGAAAAAGAAGCTGGTACCGCTTGCGGAAGAAATCAACGCGATCGGCACACGCGGCCTGACCGAGGTCGAAATCAAGACCACGCGCAAAGTGCTGCTCGCAATCATCACCAACCTGGCGGAAGACGAAGCCGCCCTCGAGAACGCCGAGCGCAAGGTACCCTCGACCCGGGAGCTGTCTCGCCGGATATCGTCGGCCGAGTGA
- a CDS encoding cupin domain-containing protein, with the protein MKTPEESRSRPVAPIVNSADDWRAEMLQLAQKKTPSFFHLTAPLPSSGRTNQVLGATDMLSVVLKTYAEGGENELHAHPNEDHVFVVLQGGARFEGPAGEVHEARRYDCVLLPAGSFYKFQAFDDEALVLLRIGAAVSPGADVLQRVGMDGRPFDGYSAENNEIPPTFMAGRYFA; encoded by the coding sequence ATGAAAACCCCTGAAGAATCCAGAAGCCGGCCCGTAGCCCCTATCGTTAACAGCGCCGATGACTGGCGAGCCGAAATGCTGCAGCTTGCCCAGAAAAAAACGCCGAGCTTCTTCCATCTGACCGCCCCGCTTCCCTCCTCGGGCCGTACCAATCAGGTGCTCGGCGCCACTGACATGCTGAGCGTCGTCCTCAAGACGTACGCCGAGGGTGGCGAGAACGAACTGCACGCCCATCCCAACGAAGACCACGTGTTTGTGGTGCTGCAAGGAGGTGCGCGGTTCGAAGGACCCGCTGGAGAAGTGCACGAGGCGCGGCGTTACGACTGCGTCTTGCTACCCGCCGGGAGCTTTTACAAATTCCAGGCGTTCGACGATGAAGCGTTGGTCCTGCTTCGAATCGGCGCGGCCGTTTCGCCGGGCGCGGACGTCCTGCAGCGTGTTGGAATGGACGGCCGTCCTTTCGATGGCTATTCGGCAGAGAACAACGAGATTCCACCAACCTTTATGGCAGGGCGGTACTTCGCCTGA
- a CDS encoding Rieske 2Fe-2S domain-containing protein gives MLTNEENELLCRVEGDAPMGQLMRNFWIPICLSEEVSEPDGDPVHARILGEDLVVFRDTEGRVGVMDEYCPHRRVSLVYGRNEDCGLRCLYHGWKMDVEGTVIEMVSEPAASTMAEKVKHKAYKVQEWAGLIWAFMGDQARIPAFVPPPWAPEKSAKVSIAKVLIPCNWAQILEGAIDSAHSSSLHSSDFVPARVGGAEATEKNWLRPSTDKAPRMQVHRTEYGFRYAAIRRPITNAAQTDYVRSTVFVAPGTVLIPPNNLYNVANVNVPMDDTNSVFYFIAWGDRATTPDTETWRKFLGTSIGSDLDDQYRPLRNVDNRFWQDRQAMKAGNFTGIKGFPNQDIAMWVTMGPIADRSNDRLGASDLAIVEFRRQMLEAVQEFSRGQPAIGTGDKQILPSVCSFQAIVPKTVDWRDFEAKPVYGAGSGPQLESNYETTA, from the coding sequence ATGTTGACGAATGAAGAGAACGAACTGCTCTGCCGCGTTGAAGGGGACGCGCCGATGGGGCAGTTGATGCGCAATTTCTGGATACCGATTTGCCTGAGCGAAGAGGTGAGCGAACCCGACGGAGATCCCGTCCATGCGCGGATCCTGGGCGAAGACTTGGTCGTGTTTCGCGATACCGAGGGGCGGGTTGGCGTGATGGACGAGTACTGTCCGCATCGGCGGGTGTCGCTCGTCTACGGCAGAAACGAAGACTGTGGGCTGCGTTGCCTCTATCACGGCTGGAAAATGGATGTCGAGGGAACCGTCATAGAGATGGTCTCGGAGCCGGCAGCCAGCACCATGGCCGAGAAGGTGAAGCACAAGGCGTACAAAGTCCAGGAATGGGCGGGGCTGATCTGGGCGTTCATGGGAGACCAAGCCCGCATCCCAGCGTTCGTGCCTCCGCCCTGGGCGCCGGAGAAGTCCGCGAAAGTCAGCATCGCGAAGGTCCTGATTCCGTGCAACTGGGCGCAGATTCTGGAAGGCGCCATTGACTCGGCCCATAGTTCCAGTCTGCATTCTTCGGACTTCGTGCCGGCACGCGTGGGGGGGGCGGAGGCAACCGAAAAGAATTGGTTGCGGCCGTCGACGGACAAGGCCCCGCGCATGCAGGTCCATCGTACGGAATATGGCTTCCGCTACGCGGCCATCCGACGCCCCATTACGAATGCCGCGCAGACCGACTATGTCCGGTCCACGGTTTTCGTCGCACCCGGAACCGTGTTGATTCCGCCAAACAATCTGTACAACGTGGCGAACGTCAACGTGCCGATGGATGACACCAATTCGGTCTTCTACTTCATTGCGTGGGGTGACCGCGCCACGACGCCGGATACCGAAACCTGGCGCAAATTCCTGGGTACCAGCATCGGCTCGGATCTCGACGATCAGTACCGCCCGCTGCGTAACGTGGACAACCGATTCTGGCAGGATCGCCAAGCGATGAAGGCAGGTAACTTCACGGGCATCAAGGGCTTTCCGAACCAGGACATCGCAATGTGGGTAACGATGGGCCCGATCGCCGACCGTTCCAACGATCGCCTCGGGGCCAGTGACCTGGCCATCGTCGAGTTCCGGCGCCAGATGCTCGAAGCGGTCCAGGAATTCTCCCGGGGGCAGCCCGCTATCGGCACGGGCGACAAGCAGATCCTACCCAGCGTATGTTCGTTCCAGGCCATTGTCCCCAAGACTGTCGACTGGCGGGATTTCGAAGCGAAGCCTGTGTATGGCGCCGGTTCTGGACCGCAGCTCGAAAGCAACTACGAAACCACCGCCTAG
- a CDS encoding PDR/VanB family oxidoreductase yields MTDPTTDNAALMSLKILATHQAAQGIRSFELGREDGTDLPEFSAGSHIKIQVPNGEWRKYSLCNDPSERQRYVITVKREAQGRGGSVSMVDEAKEGDTVLVAPPDNAFPLVDNPGSLTFIAGGIGITPILSMIRSFGELPPAPWKLYYLSQAAETTAFLEELGSDLYRSNVKIHHDLGNPDACFDLWPILEKPNRGHVYCCGPRGLMEAVRDMSGHWSPKRIHFESFLEGGGKRPEDKPFLVELAKSNQTLEVPVGKSILSVLQAADVRVGYSCESGTCGSCRTRMLEGTADHRDMVLLPEEQASQIMVCVSRATCEKLVLDL; encoded by the coding sequence ATGACAGATCCCACGACGGACAACGCGGCATTGATGTCGCTGAAAATTCTTGCTACGCACCAGGCCGCACAAGGCATACGTTCATTCGAACTGGGACGCGAAGATGGAACCGACCTTCCCGAGTTTTCGGCGGGTTCGCACATAAAGATCCAGGTCCCCAACGGAGAGTGGCGGAAATATTCGCTGTGCAATGATCCCTCCGAACGTCAGCGCTATGTCATTACTGTGAAGCGAGAGGCGCAGGGCAGAGGAGGGTCGGTCAGCATGGTCGACGAGGCCAAAGAGGGCGACACGGTTTTGGTCGCGCCGCCCGATAACGCCTTTCCCTTGGTCGACAATCCTGGATCGCTGACGTTCATTGCCGGGGGCATTGGCATCACGCCCATCTTGTCAATGATCCGATCGTTCGGCGAGCTTCCTCCCGCGCCTTGGAAGCTGTACTACTTGAGCCAGGCCGCCGAGACAACGGCGTTCCTCGAAGAGTTGGGATCGGACCTGTACCGGTCGAATGTCAAGATACACCACGACCTCGGCAATCCGGACGCCTGCTTCGACCTGTGGCCCATTCTTGAAAAGCCGAACCGAGGGCACGTCTATTGCTGCGGCCCGAGGGGGCTGATGGAAGCCGTCCGCGATATGTCGGGTCATTGGTCGCCCAAGCGCATCCACTTTGAGAGTTTCCTGGAGGGCGGAGGAAAGCGGCCGGAAGACAAGCCGTTCTTGGTGGAGCTCGCCAAATCGAACCAGACCCTTGAAGTGCCCGTGGGAAAGTCGATACTGTCGGTATTGCAGGCTGCGGACGTGCGCGTCGGCTATTCGTGCGAAAGCGGGACGTGCGGGTCCTGTCGGACGCGGATGCTCGAAGGAACGGCAGACCATCGCGACATGGTGTTGCTTCCGGAAGAGCAAGCGTCCCAGATCATGGTCTGCGTTTCCCGAGCCACGTGCGAAAAGCTGGTCCTCGACCTGTAG
- a CDS encoding Gfo/Idh/MocA family protein, with protein MKNGKLRIGVVGLGRAFSLMLPTFLADPRVELVAGCDPRAGARDQFSRDFSRPAYEAVEALAADPEVEVIYVASPHQFHARHTQIAADHGKHVLVEKPMALSLAECDAMIDACTQAGVHLLIGHCHSFDTPYLRTRELVQSGRFGAVRMIHALNFTDYICRPRRPEELRTEQGGGAVFSQAAHQVDIVRLLACQEPERVRSALGNWDESRPTEGAYSALMWFHGGAYAALNYNGYGHFDSDEWMGWTGEMGLPKSSEDYGAARRRLKSIAGPAEESALKNAGTYGGSAYTPPDRQAPGAARHQHFGPFVVSCEKADFRPLPDGIYVYEDDKKYLIDIEPPPVPRAEVIDELYAAVHAGQPCLHGGQWARRTLEICLAMIESSRASRDVILSGVMRHV; from the coding sequence ATGAAAAACGGAAAATTGCGTATCGGCGTGGTCGGCCTGGGGCGGGCGTTTTCGTTGATGCTTCCCACGTTTCTTGCGGACCCCCGAGTCGAACTCGTGGCCGGGTGCGACCCGCGCGCGGGAGCCAGGGATCAGTTCAGCCGAGACTTCTCCCGGCCAGCCTACGAGGCAGTGGAAGCGTTGGCCGCTGACCCTGAGGTGGAAGTCATCTACGTCGCCAGCCCGCATCAGTTTCATGCGCGGCATACGCAGATTGCCGCCGATCATGGAAAGCATGTCCTGGTGGAAAAGCCCATGGCGTTAAGCCTGGCCGAATGCGATGCCATGATCGACGCCTGCACGCAGGCCGGCGTCCATCTGCTCATCGGCCACTGCCACAGCTTTGACACGCCCTATCTGAGAACCCGCGAACTGGTGCAATCAGGGAGATTCGGCGCCGTCCGCATGATCCACGCCCTGAACTTCACGGACTATATCTGCCGGCCGCGCAGGCCGGAGGAACTACGGACGGAACAGGGGGGCGGGGCAGTGTTCAGCCAGGCTGCGCACCAGGTCGACATCGTACGGCTGTTGGCGTGCCAGGAGCCGGAGCGCGTGCGCAGCGCGCTGGGTAACTGGGACGAAAGCCGCCCAACGGAAGGGGCCTATAGCGCGTTGATGTGGTTTCACGGCGGCGCATACGCGGCATTGAATTACAACGGGTATGGCCATTTCGACTCCGATGAATGGATGGGATGGACGGGCGAGATGGGGCTGCCCAAGTCGTCGGAAGACTATGGCGCGGCCCGGCGGCGGTTAAAGTCAATCGCTGGCCCCGCGGAGGAGTCCGCGCTCAAAAATGCGGGCACCTATGGCGGGAGCGCCTATACGCCGCCCGACCGGCAGGCGCCCGGCGCGGCGCGCCATCAACACTTCGGACCCTTCGTCGTGTCGTGTGAAAAAGCGGATTTCCGGCCGCTTCCGGATGGGATCTACGTCTACGAAGACGACAAGAAATACCTCATCGACATCGAGCCTCCCCCGGTTCCCAGAGCCGAGGTCATCGATGAACTCTATGCCGCTGTCCATGCCGGGCAGCCATGCCTGCATGGAGGGCAATGGGCCCGGCGCACACTGGAGATCTGCCTTGCGATGATCGAGTCTTCCCGGGCGTCGCGGGATGTCATCTTATCCGGGGTTATGCGCCACGTTTGA
- a CDS encoding aldehyde dehydrogenase family protein, which produces MNSDLPNAAHEVPGLNASMPSNLDLYYGGSWHRPAHARYSVIRNPATGGKICDVAQGSTADVESAITAAQAGFLAWKAIRPLERAKSIRAFAQRLRENAKELALIDAATGGNPWRDLVMDVEIAASQLDFFAGLVTEMKGHSVPMGPGDFSFSVREPLGIVARIIPFNHPLMFSAGKAAAPLAAGNSLIIKPPEQAPVSALRLAELSEGLFPAGVFNVIPGGKEVGAELASDPRVSAVAVIGSVATGIAVGRAAAETVKPVLLELGGKNALIAYPDVDPATVAAAVVAGMNFSWCGQSCGSTSRAFIHADIYDEVNRLLIDHCQALVPGIPTDPATTMGCIISRAQYDSIRQYIELGKQEGARLLCGGKPPTDPRLQGGFFLEPTVFVDVKQHMRIASEEIFGPVLSVLKWEDEGAMLQDVNALPVGLTCSIWTHDLRHAQHCIANVEAGYVWVNETSKHFLGTPFGGHKQSGLGREECLEELLSFSKEKNVYLKAVPSHRTA; this is translated from the coding sequence ATGAACTCTGATTTACCCAATGCTGCGCATGAAGTACCAGGCCTGAACGCATCGATGCCTTCAAATCTCGATCTCTATTACGGGGGATCGTGGCATCGCCCAGCGCACGCGCGCTACTCCGTTATCCGTAATCCCGCCACAGGGGGGAAGATCTGTGACGTCGCGCAAGGGTCGACCGCGGATGTAGAGAGCGCCATTACCGCAGCGCAAGCCGGTTTCCTGGCGTGGAAGGCCATCCGCCCCCTGGAACGCGCCAAGTCGATTCGCGCCTTTGCCCAACGTCTTCGAGAGAACGCCAAGGAACTCGCGCTGATAGACGCGGCGACCGGGGGAAATCCGTGGCGCGACCTGGTCATGGACGTGGAAATTGCCGCATCGCAACTTGACTTCTTTGCAGGGCTGGTAACGGAGATGAAGGGGCATTCCGTGCCCATGGGGCCAGGCGATTTTTCGTTCTCGGTGCGCGAGCCCTTGGGCATCGTTGCCCGCATCATTCCCTTCAATCACCCCCTCATGTTCTCCGCCGGCAAGGCAGCCGCCCCGCTCGCTGCCGGCAATTCGCTGATCATCAAGCCGCCGGAGCAGGCGCCCGTTTCTGCGCTGCGACTCGCGGAGCTGTCCGAGGGCCTGTTTCCCGCCGGCGTATTCAATGTGATACCTGGCGGAAAGGAAGTGGGTGCGGAATTGGCGTCGGATCCGCGCGTTTCCGCTGTTGCGGTCATAGGGAGCGTTGCAACGGGAATCGCCGTCGGTCGAGCCGCCGCCGAGACCGTCAAGCCCGTACTGCTGGAGCTCGGGGGAAAGAATGCGTTGATCGCATATCCCGACGTCGACCCTGCCACGGTCGCAGCCGCGGTCGTCGCAGGGATGAATTTTTCCTGGTGCGGGCAATCCTGCGGCTCGACGAGCCGAGCGTTCATTCACGCCGACATCTACGACGAAGTAAACCGGCTACTCATCGACCACTGCCAGGCGCTTGTCCCCGGCATCCCGACGGATCCTGCCACCACCATGGGCTGCATCATCAGCCGCGCGCAGTACGACAGCATTCGCCAGTACATCGAGCTTGGGAAACAGGAAGGAGCGCGTCTGCTGTGTGGCGGCAAGCCGCCCACGGACCCGCGGCTCCAAGGCGGCTTCTTCCTGGAGCCCACCGTGTTCGTGGACGTCAAGCAGCACATGCGCATCGCGTCCGAAGAAATCTTCGGCCCGGTTCTTTCGGTGCTCAAGTGGGAAGACGAGGGCGCAATGCTGCAAGACGTGAACGCCCTGCCCGTTGGCCTCACCTGCTCAATCTGGACCCATGACCTGCGGCACGCCCAGCACTGCATCGCCAATGTCGAGGCTGGCTACGTGTGGGTGAACGAAACGTCGAAGCACTTCCTTGGCACCCCGTTTGGCGGTCACAAGCAGTCCGGCCTGGGACGCGAGGAATGCCTTGAAGAACTTCTGAGCTTCTCCAAGGAGAAGAACGTCTACCTGAAGGCGGTGCCCAGCCATCGCACCGCGTAA
- a CDS encoding ABC transporter substrate-binding protein, with amino-acid sequence MSKLQLSIAMGDYDRNRALYDGAVQIDGVNPVYALLSPEEMFFRAFRFQDFDVSELSFSSYLVKHAAGQCPYIAIPVFLSRAFRHTSIYVRKDRIRRPEDLKGKRIGIPEYQLTANVWARAILEEDYGVKPSDVIWVRGGIDQPGRPEKIKLKLPDSVKMIDAPADTTISDMLDRGDIDGFMAPRAPSGNARVNPNIGWLFDDPTETAKGYYRRTGVFPIMHVVGVRKTLVEQHPWLPGTLLKAFDQSKLAALEKLSDTSATKVTLPFVEEQLKAARDTLGADYWAYGVEKSLPTLEAFTRHHHAQGLSDRQVRVEELFHPSTYESYKI; translated from the coding sequence ATGTCTAAACTTCAATTGTCTATTGCAATGGGCGACTACGATCGCAATCGCGCCTTGTATGACGGGGCCGTGCAGATCGATGGCGTCAATCCGGTGTATGCGCTGTTGAGCCCGGAAGAAATGTTCTTCCGCGCTTTCCGCTTTCAGGATTTCGATGTCAGTGAGCTGTCGTTTTCCAGCTACCTGGTCAAGCATGCGGCCGGGCAATGCCCGTACATCGCCATCCCGGTGTTCCTGTCCCGCGCATTCAGGCACACCTCTATCTATGTCCGCAAGGACAGGATTCGCCGTCCTGAGGATCTCAAGGGAAAGCGCATCGGGATTCCGGAGTATCAGTTGACCGCGAATGTGTGGGCCCGCGCCATCCTGGAAGAGGACTATGGGGTGAAGCCGTCGGACGTGATCTGGGTACGAGGCGGCATCGATCAGCCCGGCCGGCCGGAAAAGATCAAATTGAAGCTGCCCGACAGCGTGAAGATGATAGATGCGCCTGCCGACACGACCATCTCAGACATGCTGGATCGCGGAGACATCGATGGTTTCATGGCACCGCGCGCCCCGTCGGGGAATGCCCGTGTCAATCCCAATATCGGTTGGTTGTTCGACGACCCGACCGAGACCGCAAAGGGCTACTACCGGCGGACCGGAGTCTTTCCGATCATGCACGTCGTCGGCGTGAGAAAAACGCTGGTGGAACAGCACCCCTGGCTACCCGGCACGCTCTTGAAGGCCTTCGACCAGTCCAAGCTTGCTGCGCTGGAAAAGCTGTCCGACACCTCGGCCACTAAGGTGACCTTGCCGTTCGTGGAGGAGCAACTGAAGGCCGCAAGAGATACGCTGGGCGCGGATTACTGGGCCTATGGCGTTGAAAAGAGCTTGCCCACGCTGGAAGCCTTTACTCGGCATCATCATGCGCAGGGGCTCTCGGACCGTCAAGTTCGGGTCGAGGAACTGTTTCATCCCAGCACGTACGAATCCTACAAGATATGA
- a CDS encoding tripartite tricarboxylate transporter substrate binding protein: protein MKITIASALCALCAAFAATPAAATQQYPEKAVKLVIPFTPGGSNDVLARVIAQELSAKWEQPVIAENKPGAAGNIGAELVARSQADGYTLLIAANNVMSVNPVMYRQNFDPAKDFSPITLLGTVPVVLVVNPSVPAKSLRELVSYAKAHPGTLNYASSGAGSPQHLSAELFKSVVGISMTHIPYKGAAPATADLLAGQVHVLFAPLNSVLPHIQAGKLRALALGSKDRSALLPGVPTIAESGYPSYESDIWVGLVAPAGTPAGVLQKINQDTRAVLTKPSVKKSLTEQGIEAKTSTPEEFRELAAQDLKRWGQVIKHAGISAESR from the coding sequence ATGAAAATCACTATTGCGTCCGCGCTCTGCGCGCTCTGTGCCGCATTTGCCGCAACTCCCGCTGCGGCCACACAGCAATACCCTGAAAAGGCCGTGAAACTGGTCATTCCGTTCACGCCGGGCGGAAGCAACGACGTCCTGGCCCGCGTCATCGCCCAGGAGCTCAGCGCAAAATGGGAACAGCCCGTCATCGCTGAAAACAAGCCTGGGGCCGCTGGCAACATCGGCGCCGAACTCGTCGCCAGGTCTCAGGCGGACGGATACACGCTGCTCATCGCCGCCAACAACGTGATGTCCGTAAATCCTGTCATGTACCGGCAGAATTTCGATCCGGCAAAGGACTTTTCCCCGATCACCTTGCTTGGGACGGTTCCCGTCGTGTTGGTCGTCAACCCCTCGGTCCCGGCGAAATCGTTGCGGGAACTCGTCTCGTACGCCAAGGCGCACCCAGGCACATTGAATTACGCCTCCTCGGGAGCCGGGTCTCCCCAGCACCTCTCGGCCGAACTATTCAAAAGCGTCGTCGGCATAAGCATGACGCACATCCCCTACAAGGGCGCGGCCCCTGCCACCGCCGATCTTCTGGCGGGCCAGGTCCACGTACTGTTTGCGCCGTTGAACTCGGTTCTGCCCCACATTCAAGCCGGGAAGCTTCGGGCGCTGGCGCTCGGAAGCAAGGATCGTTCAGCCTTGCTCCCAGGCGTTCCCACCATCGCCGAAAGCGGATATCCGAGCTACGAGAGCGACATCTGGGTGGGGCTGGTTGCCCCCGCCGGCACGCCCGCTGGCGTTCTGCAGAAGATCAATCAAGACACCCGCGCGGTCCTGACGAAGCCCAGCGTGAAAAAGTCTCTGACCGAACAAGGCATCGAAGCGAAGACAAGCACACCCGAGGAATTTCGCGAACTTGCGGCACAAGACCTCAAGCGCTGGGGCCAAGTCATCAAGCATGCGGGAATCTCTGCGGAAAGCCGCTAA